Proteins from one Podarcis raffonei isolate rPodRaf1 chromosome 1, rPodRaf1.pri, whole genome shotgun sequence genomic window:
- the LYPD6 gene encoding ly6/PLAUR domain-containing protein 6, with product MASCPVLAWVLLIRFIADYLNGIQAREFTVKDIVYLHPSTTPYPGGFKCFTCEEAVDNYDCNQWAPDIYCPRATRYCYTQHTLEANGKSVSVTKRCVPLEDCLSTGCIDLQHKGLKVCTSCCEGNICNLPLPRNSSDAIFATTTPINHTQRHLQSVPVIMACLLLVFAT from the exons ATGGCATCTTGCCCTGTGCTGGCCTGGGTCCTGCTCATCCGTTTCATTGCTGATTACCTGAATGGAATTCAAGCCCGGGAGTTTACAGTGAAAGATATTGTCTACCTTCATCCTTCAA CTACTCCATATCCTGGGGGATTCAAGTGTTTCACCTGTGAAGAAGCAGTCGACAACTATGACTGCAACCAGTGGGCTCCAGATATCTATTGCCCAAGAG CTACACGATACTGCTATACGCAACACACACTGGAAGCCAATGGAAAAAGTGTATCTGTTACCAAGCGCTGTGTTCCTCTGGAGGATTGCCTGTCTACAGGATGCATAGATCTCCAGCATAAGGGTTTGAAG gtCTGCACTTCGTGTTGTGAGGGAAACATCTGTAACTTACCGTTACCCAGAAATTCAAGCGATGCCATATTTGCAACAACAACTCCCATaaatcacacacagagacatttgCAAAGTGTACCAGTCATAATGGCATGTCTCCTGCTAGTTTTTGCTACGTAG